The Ensifer adhaerens genome contains a region encoding:
- a CDS encoding VOC family protein — translation MRLNHIDLYSPVVAETASFLIDHFGLTLVEKRGKDAFFRLTDGSGLVLVVSPPITALGGGDQVSLGTQTYHIGFLLPVRADVDDAYQRVLGSGAQVIPPADRHGAYVFYVVIPGNILVEVGHRPDV, via the coding sequence ATGCGACTGAACCATATCGACCTCTATAGCCCTGTCGTTGCCGAAACGGCGTCCTTCCTCATCGATCATTTCGGCCTGACGCTGGTCGAAAAACGCGGCAAGGATGCCTTTTTCCGCCTGACGGACGGTTCCGGCCTGGTGCTCGTCGTCAGCCCGCCGATCACTGCGCTCGGCGGCGGCGACCAGGTCAGCCTCGGGACCCAGACCTACCACATAGGCTTTTTGCTGCCGGTGCGGGCCGACGTCGACGATGCCTATCAGCGGGTGCTTGGATCCGGCGCCCAGGTGATCCCGCCTGCCGATCGGCACGGCGCCTATGTTTTCTACGTAGTGATACCCGGCAACATTCTGGTCGAGGTCGGCCATCGCCCGGATGTTTGA
- a CDS encoding ArsR/SmtB family transcription factor, which produces MPEDRLSTTLSALADPTRRAILARLALGEASVGELAEPFEMSLPAVSKHLKVLERAGLISRGREAQWRPCKLEAAPLKDVNSWLDGYRRFWEQKFDRLDAYLQELQHVDPGAGKN; this is translated from the coding sequence ATGCCGGAAGATCGCTTGTCGACGACGCTCTCAGCTCTGGCCGATCCAACGCGAAGGGCCATTCTCGCCCGCCTCGCACTTGGAGAGGCCTCGGTCGGCGAGCTGGCGGAGCCCTTCGAAATGAGCCTGCCGGCAGTCTCCAAGCATCTCAAGGTTCTCGAGCGCGCCGGGCTGATCAGCCGTGGCCGCGAAGCGCAGTGGCGACCATGCAAGCTTGAAGCCGCCCCGCTGAAGGACGTCAACAGCTGGCTCGACGGCTATCGTCGCTTCTGGGAGCAGAAGTTCGACCGTCTCGACGCCTATCTGCAGGAACTCCAGCATGTCGACCCCGGTGCCGGCAAGAACTGA
- the gltX gene encoding glutamate--tRNA ligase — MANSAVRVRIAPSPTGEPHVGTAYIALFNYLFAKKHGGEFILRIEDTDATRSTPEFEQKVLDALKWCGLEWSEGPDVGGPYGPYRQSDRKDMYRPYVEKIVENGHGFRCFCTPERLEQMRESQRAAGKPSKYDGLCLHLSAEEVTSRVAAGEPHVVRMKIPTEGSCKFTDGVYGDVEIPWDAVDMQVLLKADGMPTYHMANVVDDHLMKITHVARGEEWLASVPKHILIYRYLGLEPPVFMHLSLMRNADKSKLSKRKNPTSISYYTALGYLPEALMNFLGLFFIQIAEGEELLTIEELAAKFDSENLSKAGAIFDIQKLDWLNARWIREKLSEEEFAARVLAWAMENDRLKQGLKLSQSRISKLGELPDLASFLLKSDLGLKPEAFAGVKSTPEELLEILNTVQPDLEKILEWNKESIEAELRAVAERMGKKLKVILAPLFVSVSGSQRSLPLFDSMEILGRAVVRQRLKVASQVVASMVGSGK, encoded by the coding sequence ATGGCAAATTCAGCAGTCCGGGTACGCATCGCACCCTCCCCCACCGGCGAGCCGCATGTCGGCACCGCCTACATCGCTCTGTTCAACTACCTCTTCGCAAAGAAGCACGGCGGCGAGTTCATCCTGCGCATCGAAGACACCGATGCCACCCGCTCGACGCCCGAGTTCGAACAGAAGGTGCTGGACGCGCTGAAATGGTGCGGGCTCGAATGGTCGGAAGGTCCTGATGTCGGTGGTCCCTATGGTCCCTACCGCCAGAGCGACCGCAAGGACATGTACCGCCCCTACGTCGAGAAGATCGTCGAGAATGGTCACGGCTTCCGCTGCTTCTGCACGCCCGAGCGGCTCGAGCAGATGCGCGAGAGCCAGCGCGCCGCCGGCAAGCCGTCGAAGTATGACGGCCTGTGTCTCCACCTGTCCGCCGAAGAAGTGACCTCGCGCGTTGCCGCCGGCGAGCCGCATGTCGTGCGCATGAAGATCCCGACCGAGGGCTCGTGCAAGTTTACCGACGGCGTCTATGGCGACGTGGAAATTCCGTGGGATGCCGTCGACATGCAGGTCCTCTTGAAGGCCGACGGCATGCCGACCTACCACATGGCCAACGTCGTCGACGACCACCTGATGAAGATCACCCACGTCGCCCGCGGCGAGGAGTGGCTGGCCTCCGTGCCAAAGCACATCCTGATCTACCGCTATCTCGGCCTCGAGCCGCCGGTCTTCATGCACCTGTCGCTAATGCGCAATGCCGACAAGTCGAAGCTGTCGAAGCGCAAGAACCCGACGTCGATCTCGTACTACACGGCGCTTGGCTATCTGCCGGAAGCGCTGATGAACTTCCTCGGCCTGTTCTTCATCCAGATCGCCGAAGGCGAGGAGTTGCTGACGATCGAGGAACTGGCTGCAAAGTTCGACTCGGAGAACCTCTCCAAGGCCGGCGCGATCTTCGACATCCAGAAGCTCGACTGGCTGAACGCCCGCTGGATCCGCGAGAAGCTTTCGGAAGAAGAATTCGCCGCCCGCGTCCTTGCCTGGGCCATGGAAAACGACCGCCTGAAACAGGGCCTGAAGCTCAGCCAGTCGCGCATTTCGAAGCTCGGCGAACTGCCTGATCTCGCAAGCTTCCTTTTGAAGTCCGACCTCGGCCTCAAGCCCGAAGCCTTCGCCGGCGTCAAGTCGACGCCCGAAGAACTGCTCGAGATCCTCAACACCGTTCAGCCGGACCTTGAAAAGATCCTCGAATGGAACAAGGAATCGATCGAAGCCGAACTGCGCGCGGTCGCCGAGCGCATGGGCAAGAAGCTGAAGGTGATCCTGGCGCCGCTCTTCGTGTCTGTATCCGGCTCGCAGCGCTCGCTGCCGCTGTTCGACAGCATGGAAATCCTCGGCCGCGCCGTGGTCCGCCAGCGTCTCAAGGTCGCGTCCCAGGTGGTCGCCTCCATGGTCGGCAGCGGAAAGTAA
- the lysS gene encoding lysine--tRNA ligase, protein MNDKTETTGLSSDATEVRAQKLKLLREQIGDVYPAHFHRTMSNAELTAKYESLEPDTETQDVVTVAGRVYSSRNSGMFMDIHDASGKIQIFSHKDTTPEDARALLPMIDIGDIIGVTGVVRRTKRGELTINAQAITMLTKSLLPMPEKWHGLSDIEIRYRKRHLDIMTNEESKLRFQQRSKIVSGIRRFMENDGFMEVETPMLHSVYGGATAEPFKTHHNTLKLDMFLRIAPELYLKRTLVSGLTDKVFEINRNFRNEGVSTRHNPEFTMMECYWAYADYEDIMDLVERLFGELAMAIHGSTEFAYGDKEISFKGPFRRVPMPDAVKEATGIDFLAMKTDEEARAAAKAAGFEVEKDWTWGECLAFIFEEKVEGTLIQPAHVTHFPKDISPFAKEVPGEPRLVERFETYCNAWELGNAFSELNDPEEQRARMVEQLEQAHARGEKAKQLDDEFLDAIDQGMPPAGGLGIGVDRLIMLLTNAPSIRDVILFPARRQKAD, encoded by the coding sequence ATGAACGACAAGACCGAGACCACTGGCCTCTCCTCCGACGCCACGGAAGTGCGTGCACAGAAGCTGAAGCTTTTGCGTGAGCAGATCGGCGACGTCTATCCGGCGCATTTCCACCGGACGATGAGCAATGCCGAGCTGACCGCAAAGTACGAGAGCCTGGAGCCGGACACCGAGACCCAGGATGTCGTGACCGTTGCCGGCCGCGTCTATTCCTCGCGCAACTCCGGCATGTTCATGGACATCCATGACGCCTCCGGCAAGATCCAGATCTTCAGCCATAAGGACACCACGCCGGAAGACGCCCGCGCGCTGCTGCCGATGATCGACATCGGCGACATCATCGGCGTGACCGGCGTCGTTCGCCGCACCAAGCGTGGTGAGTTGACGATCAACGCCCAGGCAATCACCATGCTGACGAAGTCGCTGCTGCCGATGCCCGAAAAGTGGCACGGCCTGTCGGACATCGAGATCCGCTACCGCAAGCGCCACCTCGACATCATGACCAACGAGGAATCGAAGCTGCGCTTCCAGCAGCGCAGCAAGATCGTCTCGGGCATCCGCCGCTTCATGGAAAACGACGGCTTCATGGAAGTCGAGACGCCGATGCTGCACTCGGTCTACGGCGGCGCCACCGCCGAGCCGTTCAAGACGCATCACAACACGCTGAAGCTCGACATGTTCCTGCGCATCGCGCCGGAACTGTACCTGAAGCGCACGCTGGTTTCGGGCCTCACCGACAAGGTCTTCGAGATCAACCGCAACTTCCGCAACGAAGGCGTCTCCACCCGGCACAATCCGGAATTCACCATGATGGAGTGCTACTGGGCCTATGCCGACTACGAGGACATCATGGACCTCGTCGAGCGGCTGTTCGGTGAGCTTGCCATGGCGATCCACGGCTCGACCGAGTTTGCCTATGGCGACAAGGAAATCTCCTTCAAGGGTCCGTTCCGCCGCGTGCCGATGCCCGACGCTGTCAAGGAAGCGACCGGCATCGACTTCCTGGCGATGAAGACCGACGAAGAAGCCCGCGCTGCCGCCAAGGCTGCCGGCTTTGAGGTCGAGAAGGACTGGACCTGGGGCGAGTGCCTCGCCTTCATCTTCGAAGAGAAGGTCGAAGGCACGCTGATCCAGCCGGCCCACGTCACGCATTTCCCGAAGGACATCTCGCCCTTTGCCAAGGAAGTGCCGGGCGAACCGCGCCTCGTCGAGCGTTTCGAGACCTATTGCAACGCCTGGGAACTGGGCAACGCCTTCTCCGAACTTAACGATCCGGAAGAGCAGCGCGCACGCATGGTCGAGCAGCTGGAACAGGCCCACGCCCGCGGCGAAAAGGCCAAGCAGCTCGACGACGAGTTCCTTGACGCGATCGACCAGGGCATGCCGCCGGCCGGTGGCCTCGGCATCGGCGTCGACCGCCTGATCATGCTGCTCACCAACGCACCGTCGATCCGCGACGTCATCCTCTTCCCGGCCCGCCGGCAGAAGGCTGACTGA
- a CDS encoding nucleoside hydrolase, protein MHKVIFDTDPGIDDAMALLFLHRHPAIDLIGITTVFGNASVETTTRNALFLKQRWGIDAPVAKGLDKTFNPDRPHVGWPTFIHGDDGLGNIDVPETVDLPVDPRPAHRFIIDTVRAHPGEVTLIAVGRMTNLALALREDPDFAALVREVVIMGGAFDVNGNITPAAEANIHGDPEAADVVMTAPWPVTVVGLDVTTQTVMTKAMIADIAERGGDAGKLLADISKFYVTFYEQHVPDGMVVHDSCACAYVVAPDLFTVRSGSIRVVCGGIADGQTIQSPDNRLFPPSPWDDLPSQKACIDIDAARTLKLIIDTLVLPG, encoded by the coding sequence ATGCATAAAGTCATCTTTGATACGGATCCGGGCATCGACGATGCAATGGCGCTGCTTTTCCTGCACCGTCACCCGGCCATCGACCTGATCGGCATCACCACCGTATTCGGCAACGCCTCGGTCGAAACCACTACCCGCAACGCGCTGTTCCTGAAGCAGCGTTGGGGCATCGATGCGCCCGTCGCCAAGGGTCTCGACAAGACTTTCAATCCCGACCGCCCGCATGTCGGCTGGCCGACCTTCATCCACGGTGACGATGGCCTCGGCAACATCGACGTGCCCGAGACGGTCGACCTGCCGGTCGATCCGCGCCCGGCGCACCGCTTCATCATCGACACCGTTCGCGCCCATCCCGGCGAAGTGACGCTGATCGCCGTTGGCCGGATGACCAACCTGGCGCTGGCACTGCGCGAGGATCCCGATTTCGCAGCGCTCGTGCGCGAAGTCGTCATCATGGGTGGCGCCTTCGACGTCAACGGCAACATCACGCCGGCTGCCGAGGCCAACATCCACGGCGACCCGGAAGCTGCCGACGTCGTGATGACGGCGCCCTGGCCGGTCACCGTCGTTGGCCTCGACGTCACCACCCAGACCGTGATGACCAAGGCGATGATCGCCGATATCGCCGAACGCGGCGGCGACGCCGGCAAGCTGCTTGCCGATATCTCAAAATTCTACGTCACCTTCTACGAGCAGCACGTGCCCGACGGCATGGTCGTGCATGACAGCTGCGCCTGCGCCTATGTCGTGGCGCCCGACCTCTTCACCGTCAGGAGCGGATCGATCCGTGTCGTCTGCGGCGGCATTGCCGACGGCCAGACGATCCAGAGCCCCGACAACCGTTTGTTCCCGCCAAGCCCCTGGGACGATCTGCCGAGCCAGAAGGCCTGCATCGACATCGATGCCGCCCGCACGCTGAAGCTCATTATCGACACGCTGGTTCTGCCCGGCTGA
- a CDS encoding ligase-associated DNA damage response exonuclease: protein MKPDALLYPAPKGLYCPIGDFYIDPVQPVERALITHGHSDHARAGHGHVLATRETLDIMRIRYGDDFCGTSQAISLGEPLVVNGVDVGFHPAGHVLGSAQISVRANGVRIVASGDYKRRRDPTCAGFEPVACDVFITEATFGLPVFHHPDDRAETRKLLTSLAQFPERTHVVGAYALGKAQRVIALLREEEYHQPIFIHGALQRLCDYYQSQGIDLGALRPATLAADEKQDFKGTIVIGPPAAFADRWSRRFSDPIASFASGWMLIRQRAKQRGVELPLIISDHCDWAELTATITEIAPAEVWVTHGREEALVRWCELKGIAARPLHLVGYDDEGE from the coding sequence ATGAAACCGGACGCCCTGCTCTACCCCGCCCCCAAAGGCCTCTATTGCCCGATCGGTGACTTCTACATCGACCCGGTTCAACCGGTCGAAAGGGCGCTGATCACACACGGCCATTCCGACCATGCCCGCGCGGGGCACGGCCACGTGCTCGCCACCCGCGAGACCCTCGACATCATGCGCATCCGCTACGGCGACGACTTCTGCGGCACGAGCCAGGCGATCAGCCTCGGTGAACCCCTTGTCGTCAATGGCGTCGACGTGGGCTTCCATCCGGCCGGTCATGTACTCGGCTCGGCGCAGATCTCCGTTCGTGCAAACGGCGTGCGCATCGTCGCGTCTGGCGACTACAAGCGACGGCGGGATCCGACCTGCGCTGGCTTCGAGCCGGTCGCCTGCGATGTCTTTATCACCGAAGCCACCTTCGGCCTGCCGGTCTTCCACCACCCGGACGATCGCGCGGAAACCCGCAAATTGCTGACGTCGCTCGCCCAGTTTCCCGAGCGCACGCACGTGGTCGGTGCCTATGCGCTCGGCAAGGCGCAGCGGGTGATCGCACTCCTGCGCGAAGAGGAGTATCACCAGCCGATCTTCATCCATGGCGCCCTGCAACGGCTGTGCGACTACTATCAGAGCCAGGGCATCGACCTCGGCGCCCTACGTCCGGCAACGCTTGCCGCCGACGAAAAGCAGGATTTCAAGGGCACGATCGTGATCGGCCCGCCCGCCGCCTTCGCCGATCGCTGGTCGCGGCGCTTCTCCGACCCGATTGCCAGTTTCGCTTCCGGCTGGATGTTGATCCGGCAACGAGCGAAACAGCGGGGCGTCGAGCTGCCATTGATCATCTCCGACCATTGTGACTGGGCCGAACTGACGGCAACGATCACCGAGATCGCGCCGGCCGAGGTCTGGGTCACGCACGGACGCGAAGAAGCGCTGGTGCGCTGGTGCGAGCTCAAGGGCATCGCCGCCCGCCCGCTTCACCTCGTCGGCTACGACGACGAGGGAGAGTGA
- a CDS encoding cisplatin damage response ATP-dependent DNA ligase, producing the protein MRAFAELLDRLVLSPQRNAKIRLLVDYFRTAPDPDRGYALAAIAGTLSLNTVKPAMIRDLLLERMDAVLFQYSYDYVGDLAETVSLVWEPPAGTVEADIPLGEAIERLQRTGRADVRGVVRDMLDRLDTSARFAFLKLVTGGLRIGVSAKLAKQALADMGGKDVAEIETLWHGLSPPYLPLFRWLSGEAEKPELSTPAVFHSVMLANPVGDGDLDGLDPKDFAAEWKWDGIRVQLANIGGVRRLYSRSGDEISGAFPDVLEAVDFTGVIDGELLVGGTARSNRATRTFADLQQRLNRKTVNPKLIETYPAFVRAYDILFSGEEDVRPLGFVERRARLADIVERASPQHFDLSPLVPFSSWQELDSLRADPPDPVIEGIMLKRLDSPYTPGRVKGPWFKWKRAPFNIDAVLMYAQRGHGKRSSYYSDYTFGVWTDIDGKETLVPVGKAYFGFTDAELEILDRFVRDNTTERFGPVRAVRAEPEFGFVVEVAFEGINRSSRHKSGVAMRFPRIARLRQDKLPRDADRLETLQAMIEARENT; encoded by the coding sequence ATGCGCGCCTTCGCCGAACTGCTCGACCGCCTCGTCCTCAGCCCGCAGCGCAATGCCAAGATCCGCCTGCTTGTCGATTACTTCCGGACCGCGCCGGACCCGGATCGCGGCTATGCGCTCGCGGCGATCGCCGGCACGCTGTCGCTCAACACCGTCAAGCCGGCGATGATCCGCGACCTCTTGCTCGAACGCATGGACGCGGTGCTTTTCCAGTATTCCTACGACTATGTCGGTGACCTCGCCGAAACGGTGTCGCTCGTCTGGGAGCCGCCTGCCGGCACCGTAGAGGCGGACATACCGCTTGGCGAGGCCATCGAGCGTCTGCAAAGGACCGGACGGGCCGATGTGCGCGGCGTCGTTCGCGACATGCTCGACCGATTGGATACGTCGGCGCGCTTCGCCTTCCTCAAACTTGTGACGGGCGGCCTTCGCATCGGCGTATCGGCGAAGCTCGCCAAGCAGGCGCTCGCCGACATGGGCGGCAAGGACGTCGCCGAGATCGAGACCCTCTGGCACGGCCTGTCGCCGCCCTATCTGCCGCTCTTCCGCTGGCTTTCGGGCGAGGCGGAAAAGCCCGAGCTTTCGACGCCGGCCGTCTTCCATTCGGTCATGCTCGCCAATCCTGTCGGCGACGGCGATCTCGACGGGCTCGACCCCAAGGACTTCGCTGCCGAATGGAAGTGGGACGGGATCCGCGTGCAGCTTGCCAATATCGGCGGCGTGCGCCGGCTCTATTCCCGCAGTGGCGACGAGATTTCCGGCGCCTTTCCCGACGTCCTGGAGGCCGTCGACTTCACCGGGGTGATCGATGGCGAACTGCTCGTGGGCGGCACCGCGCGCAGCAACCGCGCAACCCGAACTTTCGCCGACCTGCAGCAACGGCTGAACCGCAAGACGGTCAACCCTAAGCTCATCGAGACCTATCCGGCCTTCGTCCGCGCCTATGACATTCTCTTCTCAGGCGAAGAGGACGTTCGCCCACTGGGTTTCGTCGAACGACGCGCGCGGCTCGCCGACATCGTCGAGCGCGCCTCGCCGCAGCATTTCGACCTGTCGCCGCTGGTGCCCTTCTCGTCCTGGCAAGAACTCGACAGCCTGCGCGCCGACCCGCCCGATCCGGTGATCGAGGGCATCATGCTGAAACGGCTGGATTCGCCCTATACGCCGGGCCGCGTCAAAGGCCCGTGGTTCAAGTGGAAGCGCGCGCCCTTCAACATCGACGCGGTGCTGATGTATGCCCAGCGCGGCCACGGCAAGCGCTCGAGCTACTACTCCGATTACACCTTCGGCGTCTGGACCGACATCGACGGAAAGGAAACGCTGGTACCGGTCGGCAAGGCCTATTTCGGCTTCACCGATGCCGAACTGGAAATTCTCGACCGTTTCGTCCGGGACAATACGACCGAGCGCTTCGGGCCGGTGCGCGCCGTCAGGGCCGAGCCCGAGTTCGGTTTCGTCGTCGAGGTCGCCTTCGAGGGTATCAACCGCTCGAGCCGCCACAAGTCGGGCGTCGCCATGCGCTTCCCGCGCATCGCGCGCCTGAGACAGGACAAGCTGCCGCGTGACGCCGACCGGCTGGAGACGCTGCAGGCGATGATCGAAGCGCGGGAGAATACCTAG
- a CDS encoding DUF3008 family protein, which translates to MPAKSKAQQRAAGAALAAKRGDVKKSSLKGASREMEKSMSEGELEDLAETKHKKLPEHKGD; encoded by the coding sequence ATGCCAGCCAAGTCGAAAGCCCAACAGCGTGCAGCCGGCGCTGCCCTTGCCGCCAAGCGCGGCGACGTCAAGAAATCCAGCCTCAAGGGCGCCTCGCGCGAAATGGAGAAATCCATGAGCGAAGGTGAACTCGAAGACCTTGCAGAAACCAAGCACAAGAAGCTGCCCGAGCACAAAGGTGACTGA
- a CDS encoding EAL domain-containing protein, with translation MKRLSRVLTPSYLPAIIAAFVVLVAGILADNQNQVVDEARQRARVAEELNPIRSKLEANVNGNIQLVRGLIGTLVTEPAMDQQRFAALSRSVFTERSQLRSIAAAPNLIVSLVYPLEQNRRALGLDYRRNEAQRAAVMRVKDTGQMVLAGPVDLVQGGKGLIGRFPVSIDAGGGSNRFWGIVSAIIDVDRLYRDSGLSSDELGLDVAIAGQDGTGAQGPVFYGDANIFRGSPVEMTVLLPGGSWHIAAVPKGGWPTTAGNAWLIRGLIVIGGLMIILPMVLTGRLLSERQGNIRALRYSKVQLQELSHRLKIALDSSQIGIWELDIASKKLLWDERTKELYGQKTSLRQAYDDWKDALHPDDLDRAEREFAEALESGLAYNSDFRVRLPDGSTRHIRANGSFYIGADGHRKIVGVNWDVTADFETRETLFEAKRTAEAHSVELEAARHRMEFNALHDPLTGLPNRRFLDQVLADRDRHFAREAKLSIFHMDLDRFKQINDTLGHAAGDEILRHAAELLRGNADEKDFVARIGGDEFVLVRQDGGIEPDARLASRIIEAMSVPVRYKDQECRIGVSIGIAAQSQTSEELSHVLVNADIALYEAKRRGRNRHEIFTGELKTAVFKTKQTADEILRGLEHNEFIAHFQPQFCPRSLDIIGVEALARWDHPTKGLLGPHTFLKTAEDINVVAAIDQAILEQALFQIYRWEASGIRIPKVSVNLSYARLHDENLIERLEQLQIPAGRLSFELLESISFDESDMTVLSNIRRIKELGIAIEIDDFGTGYASIVSLLKLTPRRLKIDRQLVLPILKSPAEKRLVESIIDIGTSLGIEVIAEGVETLEHAAILKELGCHGLQGYAFARPMSANDLATFAFERRWLAA, from the coding sequence ATGAAGAGGCTCTCCAGGGTTTTGACGCCAAGCTATCTTCCGGCGATCATTGCCGCCTTCGTTGTTCTGGTCGCTGGCATCCTTGCGGACAACCAGAACCAGGTGGTCGACGAGGCGCGCCAGCGCGCGCGCGTCGCCGAGGAACTCAATCCCATCCGCTCCAAGCTCGAGGCCAACGTCAACGGCAACATCCAGCTCGTGCGTGGGCTGATCGGCACGCTGGTCACCGAGCCGGCAATGGATCAGCAGCGCTTCGCCGCGCTGTCGCGCAGCGTCTTCACCGAGCGCTCGCAATTGCGCAGCATCGCGGCTGCGCCCAATCTCATCGTCTCGCTCGTCTACCCGCTCGAACAAAATCGCCGCGCACTCGGCCTCGACTACCGCCGGAACGAAGCGCAGCGCGCCGCCGTCATGCGCGTAAAGGACACCGGCCAAATGGTGCTTGCCGGGCCTGTCGATCTCGTCCAGGGCGGCAAAGGGCTGATCGGCCGCTTCCCCGTATCGATAGACGCCGGCGGCGGCAGCAACCGCTTCTGGGGCATCGTCTCGGCCATCATCGACGTGGACCGGCTCTATCGCGACAGCGGCCTTTCTTCCGATGAACTCGGCTTAGACGTCGCCATTGCCGGTCAGGACGGCACAGGCGCGCAAGGTCCGGTCTTTTACGGCGACGCCAATATTTTCCGTGGCTCGCCGGTCGAAATGACCGTGCTCCTACCCGGCGGTTCCTGGCATATCGCAGCCGTTCCGAAGGGCGGTTGGCCGACGACGGCGGGCAACGCCTGGCTCATCCGCGGCCTCATCGTCATCGGCGGACTGATGATCATCCTGCCGATGGTGTTGACCGGGCGCCTCTTGAGCGAGCGGCAAGGCAACATTCGTGCGCTCAGATACAGCAAGGTGCAGCTCCAGGAACTGTCCCATCGGCTGAAGATCGCGCTCGACTCCTCCCAGATCGGCATCTGGGAACTCGACATCGCCAGCAAGAAGCTGCTCTGGGACGAGCGGACCAAGGAACTCTATGGGCAAAAGACGTCGTTGCGTCAGGCCTATGACGACTGGAAGGACGCGCTGCACCCCGACGACCTCGACCGCGCCGAGCGGGAATTTGCCGAGGCGCTGGAATCCGGGCTCGCCTACAATTCCGACTTCCGCGTTCGCCTCCCCGACGGCAGCACGCGCCACATCCGGGCCAACGGCTCGTTCTATATCGGCGCCGACGGCCACAGGAAGATCGTCGGGGTCAACTGGGACGTGACCGCCGACTTCGAAACCCGCGAAACGCTTTTCGAAGCCAAGCGCACCGCGGAGGCGCACAGCGTCGAACTCGAAGCGGCGCGCCATCGCATGGAGTTCAACGCGCTGCACGATCCGCTGACCGGCCTGCCAAACCGGCGTTTCCTCGACCAGGTCCTGGCCGATCGCGACCGGCATTTCGCGCGGGAGGCGAAACTCAGCATCTTCCACATGGACCTCGACCGCTTCAAGCAGATCAACGATACGCTCGGCCACGCGGCCGGTGACGAGATCCTGCGGCATGCCGCCGAGCTTCTGCGCGGCAATGCCGACGAAAAGGACTTCGTCGCCCGCATCGGCGGCGACGAATTCGTGCTCGTCCGCCAGGATGGAGGCATCGAGCCGGATGCCCGGCTGGCGTCACGCATCATCGAGGCGATGAGCGTGCCCGTCCGCTACAAGGACCAGGAGTGCCGCATCGGCGTCAGCATCGGCATCGCCGCCCAAAGCCAGACGAGCGAAGAGCTGTCGCACGTGCTCGTCAACGCCGACATCGCGCTCTATGAAGCCAAGCGCCGCGGCCGCAACCGCCACGAGATCTTTACCGGCGAACTGAAGACGGCCGTCTTCAAGACCAAGCAGACGGCCGACGAGATCCTGCGCGGGCTCGAACACAACGAATTCATCGCGCATTTCCAGCCGCAGTTCTGCCCGCGCTCGCTCGACATCATCGGCGTCGAGGCGCTGGCGCGCTGGGACCATCCCACCAAGGGCCTGCTCGGCCCGCACACGTTCCTGAAGACGGCCGAAGACATCAACGTCGTGGCCGCGATCGACCAGGCGATCCTGGAGCAGGCGCTGTTCCAGATCTATCGCTGGGAAGCAAGCGGCATTCGTATCCCCAAAGTCTCTGTCAATCTCTCCTATGCCCGGCTTCACGACGAAAATCTGATCGAGCGCCTGGAACAGTTGCAGATCCCGGCCGGCCGCCTGTCGTTTGAACTGTTGGAGTCGATCTCCTTCGACGAAAGCGACATGACGGTCCTGTCGAACATCCGCCGGATCAAGGAACTCGGCATCGCCATCGAGATCGACGATTTCGGCACCGGCTATGCATCCATCGTCAGCCTGTTGAAGCTGACGCCGCGACGCTTGAAGATCGACCGCCAGCTCGTCCTGCCGATCCTCAAATCCCCAGCCGAAAAGCGTCTGGTCGAGTCCATCATCGACATCGGTACGTCGCTCGGCATCGAAGTGATCGCCGAAGGCGTCGAGACCCTCGAACACGCGGCCATCCTGAAGGAACTCGGCTGCCATGGGCTGCAAGGTTATGCTTTCGCGCGGCCCATGAGCGCCAACGACCTTGCGACCTTCGCCTTCGAGCGTCGGTGGCTGGCAGCCTGA